TTGGGTCATCCATTTTTGCTGGGCCTTGACCACGTCAGCACCCGTCTTGCAAGCAGCATAGATGTCCAGGAGTTCATGGTTGATGTCAATGAAGACGGGACCCCACTTGAAACGCTTGAGAAGACGAAGCGAATATTCCTGGAAACCTGACAATTGCAACATAGATATTGGTTGGCTGATTCCTGTGTATAATCAACTTAGCAAAAATGAGTCAGAGATCATAACCGGAACCAAAAAAGATGTATGAGACAGAATTTATAAGAAATACGATTGTTGAGAGTGGTCTACATACGAGGCAATGTGTGCACAAGGTCGAGCGTTACGTTTGTCTACATCAAAGCCGTTTCCTGCTTAGCCTTATTAAAACCTTGCTTTCAGTTTCAAAACATGCCCTGATCGTACATAGTTGACttctacatttaaaaaatatctatgGTGTTTTCTTGAGTGTAAATTTCAGTTTACATCGAAGATCCGGCTCGGCGGAAAAGTTTTGATGTAAACAAATGTACCTAATCCTTGTGGATCCTCCATCCCCTACATTTACTGCGATGTTCTAATGCTCAGAGAGTCAATCATAGTTAAGAGCAACATCAAATTACTACATGAACAATGGTTGAATTCATACTGATCTCACCCGTGATATAGAGGGTGGCAGCCAGTGCTTCAACACAGCTCAGCTGACAAGGTTTGCCATAGTTGACAGGGTTGGCAGCCACAAGGTACGGCAGGAGACGTGGATAACTCCCCCTCATCCTGGAGAAAGGTGTCTCGTCCAGCCGCGCCCATGAACAGTCTATCACAGCCACACCGTTATTCTCAACTATTGATCTATCAACATCAAATTATTAAAGACAAATGTTCAATTCAGCAAGACATACAATCACTTCATCAAAGacattttggaaaaaaacacTTAATTTAGTGGTAATTTGAACTAAATGTACTTCACTAAGTACTATCATTAACTTCATCTAGAGCAAGCCCCATGATTGGAAACCCAACTACATCTGCAATCAAAATCTCTTAGCACTGAACTTTAAAGACATCCCCTTCCCTATGCATTATTTAATAACTATTGTAATTGGATGCTGGATGAAAAAGGGGATTACTTTTTCTCatttaaaatgttaatatatCAAACTTACACAAACTTTTAAAatctactgaaaaaaaaatgattggctGACAGCAATTTGTTTTTACATTGCTATCGATAATGAGTATTATGAATTTGACACTCGGCATTAAACCTTCAcaaatgttgatattttgaagtGATTGCTCCTGTTTGGACTTGGATTTCCAGACTTTCAGAACTTTTCCCATTATTGTAAAAGTTGACAGAACTTTTGCTTAAAAATTAAGGTTTTGGATGGAGGTTCACACAGCTGTTCATAAGTTGCACATGACTTTACACATGTTGGTAAACCTTTGTTGGGTGCTTAATCAGATTCTCAATCAGTTTCTCAATCAATTTGATTCCCATTAGCTGTGGTTGAAATGCGAACTTTGTagataaacatttcattttcaatctgaacggaaaattttgtatttatcaATGTTTAATTGATTTGAGGTTATACGGAATGCACTCTTTTTATAATAATACTTGGAAAATTTGGGATCAAATTTAGTACAAGAAACGGGTGCCAGTTGTGCGAATAGTCATGTAACTTAATTCAATCACCTTAATGAAATGACCCCCAGGCCATTTATAGTGATCTATGTAATAACAGGACCTAGGTTCAACTTTTGTTTCACTCTTTTACCTATCTTGTGGCGAGACACAGTTGGTACCCATTGGAGATAGGATGATCCCATCAAAGCGCTGGGAGAGCTTCAGAGTACGAAGAAGACGTTTCCTTGCCAGCTTGCGACCCGTACACTTCTTGGGGTCGCAGTGCATTAGGTCCCACATTGCCAGAGGAATGGGGATCTTCAGATGATCTGGCTCTTCCTCAACATCATCTCCTTCGTTGAACGCCCCTGGTAGAGATGCTGAAAATCAACAATTCAGGGGGTTTTAGGCAAATTATAGTTACGTCAACAGATTGTGGTAGTTAACCCGGTGTCTCCAGGCTGTATTATGCAGGCTGGAGTCTATGGAAATCATTCAGCCTCAAacaggtgaaagaaagaaagcctacatgtaatgtacaaaattgtaatttcttCCAATCTGTTTacagaatattttcagcctTCCTTGATATATTAatccattttctaaaataaaactTGACGGATTATAGATTTCACTTTATGCCTCTGCAAATACCAGATCAGTAACTTCTAAACTTGTCAAATAATAacctctgtgacctttgacctcaaggccctaaaattgatctatttccaatttgtccaatgccatttcgtccaatagcCGACttatctactatcatttggtctaccatcagttaatccactatccacatggtctaagtgccatttcgtccactcaccatttcatctaataaccagttggtccaatggccacttagtccatataccatttggtctaataaatTGGAcgaagtgttaattgggcgaaatgaatgaaaagaaaattggtattagaccaactggtttaTATGaaacgaaatggtcatagacgaacacTGGTGATTAAgcgaagtgattattggaccaaatggctgttAGATAAAATATTGacggacggaatggcattagactgaaTGAAGGCAGACCATATGACGATTGGAGAAGTTGGCAATAGTCGAGTCGGCAGTTAACCATCAG
This genomic window from Lytechinus variegatus isolate NC3 chromosome 10, Lvar_3.0, whole genome shotgun sequence contains:
- the LOC121423014 gene encoding 18S rRNA aminocarboxypropyltransferase-like isoform X2, with product MASLPGAFNEGDDVEEEPDHLKIPIPLAMWDLMHCDPKKCTGRKLARKRLLRTLKLSQRFDGIILSPMGTNCVSPQDRSIVENNGVAVIDCSWARLDETPFSRMRGSYPRLLPYLVAANPVNYGKPCQLSCVEALAATLYITGFQEYSLRLLKRFKWGPVFIDINHELLDIYAACKTGADVVKAQQKWMTQLKQEQERRNLVDPMDIDMNRTTYNMNRQPEYDMPSSEGEDSEDSDDGAEGEGGKVESEEEEESEEVLQQRNYDMPDLESSSESDCEDALETNLMNGEATSETNISFGQGSSGHKDGLDVALGETGLPKNVKDVNEMDQRTRAEDDLICNGDDVPVECDKVSTGLQKLHIDS